One Mangrovimonas cancribranchiae DNA segment encodes these proteins:
- a CDS encoding alpha/beta hydrolase — MKINLLIGILFCSTLFACGNKNDDRFVFFLHNRFLEEHELNELHPEFGRTEYNEIIAEFKKSGLKVISEKRSGNVNAREYAIGIVTQIDSLIKNGTEPKKITVVGTSKGGYIAQYVSTLADNPELNFVFVASFRNSDLENIPEINFCGNILTIYEKTDSFGVSAIRKKENSTCEIKNFKEIELNTGMEHGFLFKPLKEWIEPTIKWANGNYGLE, encoded by the coding sequence ATGAAAATAAATCTATTAATTGGAATTCTTTTTTGCTCAACTTTATTTGCGTGCGGAAACAAAAATGATGACCGATTTGTTTTCTTTCTTCACAACCGATTTTTAGAAGAACACGAACTGAATGAATTGCATCCTGAATTTGGGCGGACTGAATACAACGAAATTATAGCTGAATTTAAAAAAAGTGGACTTAAAGTAATAAGCGAAAAACGGAGTGGAAATGTTAACGCAAGAGAATACGCAATCGGAATTGTAACCCAAATTGACAGTTTAATAAAAAACGGAACAGAACCGAAAAAAATAACTGTGGTTGGAACTTCAAAAGGCGGATATATTGCACAATACGTTTCGACCTTGGCAGACAACCCTGAACTGAATTTTGTGTTCGTAGCGAGTTTTAGAAATAGCGATTTGGAAAATATCCCTGAAATAAACTTTTGCGGAAACATTTTGACCATTTACGAAAAAACTGACTCGTTCGGAGTGTCCGCAATCCGAAAAAAAGAAAACTCAACCTGTGAAATAAAGAACTTTAAAGAAATTGAGCTGAATACTGGAATGGAACACGGATTTTTGTTCAAACCATTAAAAGAATGGATTGAACCGACAATAAAATGGGCAAATGGAAATTATGGACTGGAATAA
- a CDS encoding tetratricopeptide repeat protein, which yields MNTKLFLLTILFLLIGNFAIGQNNKEKALELGRNAIKIMDEGKLDESIDLLKQAQELDPERMDYPYELAYANYRKEDYQKAIEILNTITEHKDVTDVVYQLLGNAYDLTGNPELALKTYQKGMIKFPNSGKFHLESGNIKYHNEEYNEAIAFWEDGIKANPNYSSNYYRLSKVFSLTEERIWTLLYGEYFMLLEPNTQRTEEISKLLYENFQKSYEVQTDSSGQFHLTEKGFQIVVQDKKDIKKMKKGVLPFEGTFATAFAFSAINFQNNINIASIYNARKDFLDFWFNEKKFNKDYPNKLLEYQKEIQKNGFFKTYTYWMLSQGNPTEYQEWYSENEQNFTDFANWFNENRIEISEKDFNSRKDY from the coding sequence ATGAATACGAAACTCTTTTTACTTACAATATTATTCCTTTTAATTGGAAATTTTGCTATCGGACAAAACAACAAAGAAAAAGCTTTGGAATTAGGGCGAAATGCAATAAAAATAATGGACGAGGGAAAACTTGATGAATCTATTGACTTATTAAAACAAGCTCAAGAATTAGACCCTGAAAGAATGGACTACCCATACGAACTTGCGTATGCAAATTACAGAAAAGAGGATTATCAAAAAGCAATAGAAATACTGAACACAATAACAGAACACAAAGATGTTACAGATGTAGTCTATCAGTTGCTTGGAAATGCTTATGACTTAACAGGAAATCCTGAACTTGCTTTGAAAACCTACCAAAAAGGAATGATTAAATTTCCAAATTCTGGAAAATTCCATTTGGAATCTGGAAATATAAAATATCATAATGAAGAGTATAATGAGGCAATTGCATTTTGGGAAGATGGAATTAAGGCTAATCCTAACTATTCATCAAATTATTATAGACTTTCAAAAGTGTTTTCATTAACGGAAGAAAGAATTTGGACTTTACTTTACGGTGAATATTTTATGTTATTAGAACCAAATACACAGAGAACAGAAGAAATAAGCAAGTTACTATATGAAAATTTTCAAAAAAGCTATGAAGTGCAAACGGATTCCTCTGGTCAATTCCATTTGACAGAAAAAGGATTTCAAATAGTTGTACAGGACAAAAAAGACATAAAAAAAATGAAAAAAGGAGTTCTACCATTTGAAGGTACGTTTGCAACTGCTTTTGCCTTTTCAGCAATCAATTTTCAGAATAATATAAACATTGCTTCAATTTACAATGCAAGAAAGGACTTTTTGGACTTTTGGTTTAATGAAAAAAAATTTAACAAGGATTATCCAAATAAATTATTAGAGTACCAAAAAGAGATTCAAAAGAATGGTTTTTTTAAAACATACACATATTGGATGCTATCGCAAGGAAATCCAACCGAATATCAAGAATGGTACTCTGAAAATGAACAGAATTTTACTGATTTTGCAAATTGGTTTAACGAAAATAGAATTGAGATTAGCGAAAAAGATTTCAATTCGAGAAAAGATTATTAA
- a CDS encoding TIGR02391 family protein — MNWEELHPKIRILAEERFNNNFYADSISMTLREINSIVKAEILGMTGIEYDGINLMQQAFGFQYKNGNLIRNARILFVPDLTTESRRNIQDGYRNIFVGAMSAIRNPKAHENMNPDETKTRHLLQLSSLLFIKLEEAGIQIPIE, encoded by the coding sequence ATGAATTGGGAAGAATTACATCCTAAAATAAGAATACTCGCAGAAGAAAGGTTTAATAACAACTTTTATGCAGACTCTATCTCTATGACCTTAAGAGAGATAAATTCTATAGTTAAAGCGGAAATATTAGGAATGACTGGAATAGAATATGACGGAATAAACTTAATGCAACAAGCTTTCGGTTTTCAATATAAAAATGGGAACCTAATTAGAAATGCGAGAATTTTATTTGTACCTGATTTGACAACAGAATCGAGAAGAAATATACAAGATGGATACAGGAATATTTTCGTTGGAGCGATGAGTGCAATTAGAAACCCAAAAGCTCACGAAAATATGAATCCAGATGAAACAAAAACAAGACACTTATTACAATTATCAAGTTTGTTATTTATTAAGCTTGAAGAAGCAGGTATACAAATACCGATTGAATAA
- a CDS encoding DUF2071 domain-containing protein, whose protein sequence is MKIREILNTTKHRPWKVPTENWKFYQEWNNAIFLHYQVELTELEKFVPQELEIDLFKGKPWISIVAFTMEKIRPKNLPSFSPISDFDEINIRTYVKSNNKTGVYFLSIEGGKSLSCKIAKSISELSYRFSNIKRTDERYQSQNSEFNDKLNIEFKIGNELNEKAELDKWLTERYALFQDTDDSINEFEIHHLEWPINEIDIQKLELNYPRFEKLINERPSKIHYSKGVKVLAWGKIKKKKTGYNTV, encoded by the coding sequence ATGAAAATCCGAGAAATATTAAATACAACAAAACACAGACCTTGGAAAGTTCCAACTGAGAATTGGAAATTTTACCAAGAGTGGAATAATGCAATATTTCTTCATTATCAAGTCGAATTGACTGAATTGGAAAAATTCGTTCCACAAGAATTGGAAATTGACCTTTTTAAGGGAAAACCTTGGATTTCAATTGTTGCATTTACAATGGAAAAAATAAGACCAAAAAACTTACCTTCATTCTCGCCAATATCGGATTTTGATGAAATAAATATTCGGACTTATGTTAAGTCAAATAATAAAACTGGTGTTTATTTCTTGAGTATCGAAGGCGGAAAAAGTTTATCGTGTAAAATCGCAAAAAGTATTTCGGAACTTTCGTATAGATTTTCAAATATTAAACGGACTGACGAAAGATATCAATCCCAAAATTCGGAATTTAATGACAAACTGAATATTGAGTTTAAAATTGGAAACGAACTAAACGAGAAAGCGGAACTGGACAAATGGTTAACGGAAAGATATGCTCTTTTTCAAGACACAGACGATTCGATAAACGAATTTGAAATCCATCACTTGGAATGGCCGATTAACGAAATTGACATACAAAAATTGGAATTGAATTATCCGAGATTTGAAAAACTAATAAACGAACGACCAAGCAAAATTCATTATTCGAAAGGAGTAAAAGTTTTAGCTTGGGGAAAAATTAAAAAGAAAAAAACTGGCTACAACACCGTATAA
- a CDS encoding GNAT family N-acetyltransferase: MLKTNFHPSEKHLADIKNWLIKEWNETKSGFYCNWNIIEEEFAKNNVAVITENDFVIGFLVYRIYEFQAIIDIAETKPTERKKGIARKLINDTLDYFGQKGVLVCELFCSPENSEPFWKRIGFENFPDLPHNSRINMFKPLVETLKPTEKAKSDTKISLWNCEPYQADREKAKWNWDLNFADDNKTLTKPIIFPVSSDWQVELTKNGQKIVSEKVKRFRIDLADNGSFMIIRKLTALKNTKHNNV, translated from the coding sequence GTGCTAAAAACAAACTTTCATCCTTCCGAAAAACATCTTGCTGATATAAAAAATTGGCTGATTAAAGAATGGAATGAAACGAAAAGCGGATTTTATTGTAATTGGAATATAATTGAAGAGGAATTTGCTAAAAATAACGTAGCAGTAATAACTGAGAATGATTTTGTAATCGGATTTTTAGTTTATAGAATATATGAGTTTCAAGCAATAATCGACATTGCCGAAACCAAACCAACTGAAAGGAAAAAAGGAATTGCAAGAAAGTTAATTAATGACACTTTAGACTACTTTGGACAAAAAGGAGTCTTAGTTTGTGAATTATTTTGCTCGCCTGAAAATTCAGAACCTTTTTGGAAAAGAATTGGATTTGAAAATTTCCCTGATTTACCTCATAACTCAAGAATCAATATGTTTAAACCTCTCGTTGAGACTTTAAAGCCAACTGAAAAAGCGAAATCTGATACAAAAATTAGCTTGTGGAATTGTGAACCTTATCAAGCGGACAGGGAAAAAGCAAAATGGAATTGGGATTTGAATTTCGCGGATGACAATAAGACTTTGACTAAACCAATTATTTTTCCAGTATCAAGTGATTGGCAAGTGGAATTGACCAAAAACGGACAAAAAATAGTTTCGGAAAAGGTTAAAAGATTTAGGATTGATTTAGCAGATAATGGTAGTTTTATGATTATCCGAAAATTAACAGCGTTAAAAAACACTAAGCACAACAATGTATAA
- a CDS encoding DUF6438 domain-containing protein gives MRYLTSFFLFLMLVNCQKKENEKHLESEFIKAEFISTKIDSLNSEKEVQTFVNKLRHPFYEQKISEDSVRIYRQFEEFELKKIREFKRDCRFDEDTLTKKVADSLKIDKSYYKSDFDNNGFTDLLIIGDGHNCMAMAGCEDGKYISCDFGVHSLMNFGNDSINPIDLNFITKSLSLVPKIIETKNGSYIELHKPLDYKIENGELKKFSRTISIVYKYGTFIERNEQENKYDIENIEFIAQGCVAGCPEFIISIDKNKNGKFNAINYNWFDKDFSEDLEPNDIEGKYKTQILDKHFKEIYGIINYLDFPNLENIYSSGAMHSSSVALKITYNNGKVKNIRDDGLIGTYGLKRVYELFYELRFNQNWK, from the coding sequence ATGAGATATTTAACAAGTTTTTTTCTTTTTTTGATGTTAGTGAATTGCCAAAAAAAGGAAAACGAAAAACATCTTGAATCTGAATTTATAAAAGCTGAATTTATATCAACAAAAATTGACAGTTTAAATTCTGAAAAAGAAGTTCAAACATTTGTCAATAAATTAAGGCATCCTTTTTATGAGCAAAAAATATCGGAAGATTCAGTAAGAATTTATAGGCAATTTGAGGAGTTTGAACTTAAAAAAATAAGGGAATTTAAACGAGATTGTAGATTTGATGAAGACACTTTAACTAAAAAAGTTGCTGATTCCTTAAAGATAGACAAAAGTTATTATAAGTCAGATTTTGATAACAATGGTTTCACCGATTTATTGATAATTGGAGATGGACACAATTGTATGGCAATGGCTGGATGTGAGGATGGCAAATACATTTCTTGCGATTTTGGCGTCCATTCTCTTATGAATTTCGGAAATGATTCCATTAATCCAATAGATTTAAACTTCATCACCAAATCCTTATCATTAGTTCCCAAAATTATTGAAACTAAAAATGGCTCTTATATTGAATTACATAAACCACTTGACTACAAAATCGAAAATGGAGAATTAAAAAAATTTAGCAGAACTATTTCTATAGTTTATAAATATGGAACTTTTATTGAGCGAAACGAACAAGAGAATAAATACGATATTGAGAATATAGAATTTATTGCCCAAGGTTGTGTAGCTGGCTGTCCAGAATTTATTATTTCAATAGATAAAAATAAAAATGGAAAATTTAATGCAATAAACTACAATTGGTTTGACAAAGATTTTTCAGAAGATTTAGAACCAAATGATATTGAGGGCAAATATAAAACTCAAATTTTAGATAAACATTTTAAGGAAATCTATGGAATTATCAATTATTTAGACTTTCCTAATCTTGAAAACATATATTCTTCTGGTGCAATGCATTCGAGTTCTGTTGCTTTAAAAATCACTTACAACAACGGAAAAGTAAAAAATATAAGAGACGACGGATTAATTGGAACCTATGGACTCAAAAGGGTTTATGAATTGTTTTACGAATTAAGATTTAATCAAAATTGGAAATAA
- a CDS encoding RidA family protein yields MKKLTNRLTLLATLFAFAFGFQSCEQKQKEETKEVEKEIIVESEKPEYFLLRPEIEKAYGYSHAVKIGNDIKISGAVSMDNEGNPTAVGDIEQQMKNCYSDLEKILKHFGCTFDDVIKEDIFTTDMAQMLEKSAYRAEIYKNGFPTGSWLEVKGLALPEFMVEIELEVHKSE; encoded by the coding sequence ATGAAAAAACTAACCAACCGATTGACTTTACTCGCAACACTTTTTGCATTCGCTTTTGGATTCCAAAGTTGTGAACAAAAACAAAAGGAAGAAACTAAAGAGGTGGAAAAAGAAATAATTGTTGAATCCGAAAAACCTGAATATTTTCTCTTGCGTCCAGAAATAGAAAAAGCATACGGATATTCACACGCTGTGAAAATTGGAAACGACATCAAAATATCTGGTGCAGTAAGTATGGACAATGAAGGAAATCCAACAGCTGTTGGAGATATAGAACAGCAGATGAAAAACTGTTATTCTGATTTAGAAAAAATATTAAAACACTTTGGTTGCACATTTGACGATGTTATAAAAGAAGATATTTTTACAACTGATATGGCTCAAATGCTTGAAAAATCAGCATATCGTGCTGAAATTTATAAAAATGGATTTCCGACTGGTTCTTGGCTTGAAGTAAAAGGATTAGCATTACCTGAATTTATGGTTGAAATCGAACTTGAAGTACATAAATCGGAATAA
- a CDS encoding alpha/beta hydrolase-fold protein gives MRKIHILSIIFIIIGLQAKAQIFEVSFDSSLEQGDFSGNVLLYLSKENKSPKDIFVGLELTPVYRVNVKNIKSNESVIFDDSAVSYPVELSNIERGEYYAQAVFDLNLGDANIGTSPGNLYSEPIKIDLTKDFEKVFRLKADKVIQPINFNETEFLKELSVRSNLLSQFHKKDIFVNAAVSLPKEYYEESDKEYPVIFSIFGFGANYKLHSGRHTFLEKLGEQPIIVVYLDGNCPEGHSTYANSDVNGPWGDALVKEFIPLLKQKYRTNGAFLLHGHSSGGWASLWLQINYPKTFAGAWASAPDQVDFRNYQNKNIYETNNMFYDEKGNLLADVTIAGRFPVISAKDFYRTENVIYRGSQLRSFDAVFGGFDNNGDRIRLVNIPSGEINKNAIPLWKRYDLSIILRDNWSNLKENLDGKIRISVGTSDNFHLHHAVKLLDKEMKSIDANMEFEYYAGDHFTLFTEEYINEGTNFLLKNYENWLNENK, from the coding sequence ATGAGAAAAATTCACATTTTAAGTATCATCTTCATAATAATTGGATTACAAGCAAAAGCTCAAATATTTGAAGTTAGTTTTGATTCAAGTTTAGAACAAGGAGATTTTTCAGGTAATGTTCTACTCTACCTTTCAAAGGAAAATAAATCACCAAAAGATATTTTTGTCGGACTTGAATTGACACCAGTATACAGAGTTAATGTTAAGAATATTAAATCAAATGAAAGTGTCATTTTTGATGATAGTGCTGTCTCATATCCTGTTGAATTGTCAAATATTGAGCGAGGAGAATACTATGCGCAGGCCGTATTCGATTTGAATTTAGGAGATGCGAATATTGGCACAAGCCCTGGAAATTTATATTCTGAACCAATTAAAATTGATTTGACCAAAGATTTTGAAAAGGTCTTCAGGTTAAAGGCAGATAAGGTTATTCAACCAATTAATTTTAATGAAACTGAATTTCTAAAAGAATTAAGTGTTAGATCAAATCTTTTAAGTCAGTTTCATAAAAAAGACATTTTTGTTAATGCAGCAGTTAGCTTACCAAAAGAATACTACGAGGAATCTGATAAAGAATATCCAGTCATATTTTCAATTTTTGGTTTCGGAGCAAATTACAAATTACATTCAGGTCGACATACTTTTTTAGAAAAATTAGGAGAGCAACCTATAATAGTGGTTTATTTAGATGGTAATTGTCCAGAGGGTCATTCTACCTATGCTAATAGCGATGTTAACGGTCCTTGGGGAGATGCTCTTGTAAAGGAGTTTATCCCTTTACTAAAGCAAAAATATAGAACTAACGGAGCTTTTTTACTACACGGTCATAGTAGCGGAGGATGGGCTTCCCTTTGGTTACAAATTAATTACCCAAAAACCTTTGCTGGAGCCTGGGCAAGTGCTCCCGATCAAGTAGATTTTAGAAACTATCAAAACAAAAACATTTATGAAACAAATAATATGTTTTATGATGAAAAGGGTAATTTATTAGCTGATGTTACTATAGCAGGCAGATTTCCAGTAATAAGTGCAAAAGACTTTTATAGGACAGAAAATGTGATTTATCGAGGTTCTCAACTACGTTCTTTCGATGCTGTTTTTGGAGGATTTGATAATAATGGAGATAGAATCAGATTGGTAAATATTCCAAGCGGAGAAATAAACAAGAATGCTATTCCTCTTTGGAAGAGATATGACCTTTCAATTATTTTAAGAGATAATTGGAGTAATTTAAAGGAAAATCTTGATGGAAAAATCAGAATTTCAGTAGGTACAAGTGATAATTTTCATTTACACCACGCAGTCAAGTTGTTAGATAAAGAAATGAAAAGTATAGATGCTAATATGGAATTTGAATATTATGCAGGAGACCATTTTACATTATTTACAGAAGAATATATAAATGAAGGCACTAATTTCCTACTAAAGAACTATGAAAACTGGTTGAATGAAAACAAATAA
- a CDS encoding RidA family protein has translation MKKLTNRLTLLATLFALAFGFQSCEQKQKEETKEVEKEIIVESEKPEYFLLRPEIEKAYGYSHAVKIGNDIKISGAVSMDNEGNPTAVGDIEQQMKNCYADLEKILKHFGCTFDDVIKEDIFTTDMAHMLEKSAYRAEIYKNGFPTGSWLEVKGLALPEFMVEIELEVHKSE, from the coding sequence ATGAAAAAACTAACCAACCGATTGACTTTACTCGCAACACTTTTTGCACTCGCTTTTGGATTCCAAAGTTGTGAACAAAAACAAAAGGAAGAAACTAAAGAGGTGGAAAAAGAAATAATTGTTGAATCCGAAAAACCTGAATATTTTCTCTTGCGTCCAGAAATAGAAAAAGCATACGGATATTCACACGCTGTGAAAATTGGAAACGACATCAAAATATCTGGTGCAGTAAGTATGGACAATGAAGGAAATCCAACAGCTGTTGGAGATATAGAACAGCAGATGAAAAACTGTTATGCTGATTTAGAAAAAATATTAAAACACTTTGGTTGCACATTTGACGATGTTATAAAAGAAGATATTTTTACAACTGATATGGCTCATATGCTTGAAAAATCAGCATATCGTGCTGAAATTTATAAAAATGGATTTCCGACTGGTTCTTGGCTTGAAGTAAAAGGATTAGCATTACCTGAATTTATGGTTGAAATCGAACTTGAAGTACATAAATCGGAATAA
- a CDS encoding vancomycin high temperature exclusion protein translates to MKKKKRIILLLIFIIPIVLVFTANYSIEKNAENKTFSNSSDIKKNKVGLVLGTSKNLKNGRINLYFKYRINATVELYKKGKVDFILVSGDNGNKNYDEPTDFKNELIKNGIPENRIFLDYAGFRTLDSVVRAKEIFGQMSITVISQKFHNERAIYLAEKNGISAIGFNAKDLSGKYGLKTQVREYFARTKAFLDIIFGVEPKFLGKKIEIK, encoded by the coding sequence ATGAAAAAGAAAAAAAGAATAATATTATTACTGATTTTTATAATCCCAATTGTTTTAGTATTTACAGCAAATTATTCAATAGAAAAAAACGCTGAAAACAAAACATTTTCAAACTCATCTGATATTAAAAAAAACAAAGTTGGACTTGTACTCGGAACTTCAAAAAATTTAAAAAATGGTAGAATTAATCTATACTTTAAATATCGAATAAACGCAACAGTTGAACTTTATAAAAAAGGGAAAGTTGATTTTATTTTAGTAAGTGGTGATAATGGAAATAAAAACTATGATGAACCGACTGATTTCAAAAATGAATTGATAAAAAATGGAATTCCTGAAAATAGAATTTTTCTGGATTACGCTGGATTTCGGACTTTAGATTCTGTTGTAAGAGCAAAAGAAATTTTCGGGCAAATGAGCATAACTGTTATTTCACAAAAGTTTCATAATGAACGAGCAATCTATCTTGCAGAGAAAAATGGAATTTCTGCAATTGGATTTAATGCAAAAGATTTAAGTGGGAAGTATGGTTTAAAGACTCAGGTTAGAGAATATTTTGCAAGAACAAAGGCTTTTTTAGATATAATTTTTGGAGTAGAACCTAAATTTTTAGGGAAGAAAATTGAAATAAAATAA